One Desulfobulbus propionicus DSM 2032 DNA segment encodes these proteins:
- a CDS encoding response regulator, with the protein MEKEMEAKVLLVDDEQDFLETLSSRLEMRGLKVSAVTSGEQAVTEAKQQDYDAIIVDLAMPGIDGLETLKRIKADNPNAEIIMLTGQASVQSGVEAMKLGAGDFLQKPVELSELMDKIGEAKSKKMLVLQKQSQEELRKIIKSKSW; encoded by the coding sequence ATGGAAAAGGAAATGGAGGCCAAGGTTCTGCTGGTGGACGACGAGCAGGATTTTCTTGAAACGCTGTCCAGCCGCCTGGAGATGCGGGGCCTCAAGGTCAGCGCCGTGACCAGCGGCGAGCAGGCGGTGACCGAGGCCAAGCAGCAGGACTACGACGCCATCATCGTCGATCTGGCCATGCCCGGCATCGACGGCCTGGAAACCCTCAAACGGATCAAGGCCGACAATCCCAACGCCGAGATCATCATGCTCACCGGCCAGGCCTCGGTGCAAAGCGGGGTGGAGGCGATGAAGCTCGGCGCCGGCGATTTCCTCCAGAAGCCGGTGGAACTGAGCGAGCTGATGGACAAGATCGGCGAGGCCAAGAGCAAGAAAATGCTGGTGCTGCAGAAGCAGTCCCAGGAAGAGCTGCGCAAGATCATCAAGAGCAAGAGCTGGTAA
- a CDS encoding SLC13 family permease, whose protein sequence is MSATVQELPETKTPFDWKRALFLLLGLALFAIIYYCPAWPDAIDPKGEHFVLTKQAKGALAVFAVAATWWIFEVVPIGVTSLLIGTLQALFLIRKPAEAFKDFMDPSVLFIFGSVVIGMVFTKTGLTRRIAYKMLSIIGEKTSLIMLGCFLMTVALTHVMAHTAVAATMFPLLMAIYAMYTTDTKPTKFGKAMFIGMAYVAGAGSIITLLGSARAAVALAFYKDMTGMELTPMDLTYYMAPLGWIMTFILWGFFMVFLKPEKDRIPGLKEKATRMYKELGGMTRNEITAAIIICIAVVMIALKSLLPALDVLDKTGILLCSTIAFFVFNILNIEDLEEIPWNIVLLFAGAMSIGFCLWQTGAAKWLAVNWLVLFQQAPAVVFILGMAFFVLVMTNFIMNVAAIAISLPVALVIAPYLGVGPQVILFSALATAGMPFILLIGAAPNAIAYNSKQFTTGEFLKYGVMASLILMVVLWGFVAFVWPMMGMEVFAAAQ, encoded by the coding sequence ATGTCCGCAACCGTACAAGAACTTCCGGAGACCAAGACGCCGTTCGACTGGAAGCGCGCTCTGTTCCTGCTCCTCGGCCTGGCCCTGTTCGCCATTATCTATTACTGCCCCGCCTGGCCGGACGCCATTGATCCCAAGGGCGAGCATTTCGTCCTCACCAAGCAGGCCAAGGGCGCGCTGGCGGTGTTTGCCGTGGCCGCCACCTGGTGGATCTTCGAGGTGGTGCCGATCGGCGTCACCAGCCTGTTGATCGGCACCTTGCAAGCCTTGTTCCTCATCCGCAAACCAGCCGAGGCCTTCAAGGACTTCATGGACCCCTCGGTGCTGTTCATCTTTGGCTCGGTGGTCATCGGCATGGTGTTCACCAAGACCGGGCTCACCCGCCGGATCGCCTACAAGATGCTCTCCATCATCGGCGAGAAGACTTCTCTTATTATGCTCGGCTGCTTCCTCATGACCGTGGCCCTGACCCACGTCATGGCCCATACCGCGGTGGCCGCCACCATGTTTCCGCTGTTGATGGCCATTTACGCCATGTACACCACCGACACCAAGCCGACCAAGTTCGGCAAGGCGATGTTCATCGGCATGGCCTATGTGGCCGGCGCCGGTTCGATCATCACCCTGCTCGGTTCGGCCCGCGCCGCCGTGGCCCTGGCCTTCTACAAGGACATGACCGGCATGGAACTGACCCCCATGGACCTGACCTATTACATGGCGCCCTTGGGCTGGATCATGACCTTTATCCTTTGGGGCTTCTTCATGGTCTTTCTCAAACCGGAAAAAGACCGCATCCCGGGGTTGAAGGAAAAAGCCACCCGCATGTACAAGGAGCTGGGCGGCATGACCCGCAACGAAATCACGGCCGCGATCATCATTTGCATCGCCGTGGTCATGATCGCGCTCAAGAGTCTGCTGCCGGCCCTGGACGTCCTTGACAAGACCGGCATCCTCCTCTGTTCGACCATCGCCTTCTTCGTGTTCAACATCCTCAACATCGAGGACCTGGAAGAGATCCCCTGGAACATCGTCCTGCTCTTTGCCGGCGCCATGTCCATTGGTTTCTGTCTGTGGCAGACCGGCGCGGCCAAGTGGCTGGCGGTCAACTGGCTGGTCCTGTTCCAGCAGGCCCCGGCCGTGGTCTTCATTCTCGGCATGGCCTTCTTTGTCCTCGTCATGACCAACTTCATCATGAACGTGGCGGCGATCGCCATCAGCCTGCCGGTGGCCCTGGTCATCGCTCCCTATCTGGGGGTTGGCCCGCAGGTCATCCTCTTCTCGGCCCTGGCCACCGCCGGCATGCCGTTCATCCTTCTGATCGGCGCGGCCCCCAACGCCATTGCCTACAACTCCAAGCAATTCACCACCGGCGAGTTCCTCAAGTACGGCGTCATGGCCAGCCTCATCCTGATGGTGGTGCTGTGGGGATTCGTGGCCTTTGTCTGGCCGATGATGGGCATGGAGGTGTTCGCCGCGGCGCAATAA
- a CDS encoding CBS domain-containing protein, with translation MSNTVVKDLIVPLDAFPHLSSEEPVHSAVAQLFSHTVNGSGKLLYDELLVVNSQNQYVGRLTIRSILTCYFPTLFDGGQKPIFAGKQEKFTDLAILLEDSFQTECKRQGALPVSQYMTPPLKSIKADTHPLHAAEIMMTENQNCLPVVEGNAVIGVIRLIDLFKNLASSCSL, from the coding sequence ATGAGCAACACAGTTGTCAAAGACCTGATCGTCCCCCTGGACGCATTTCCCCACCTGAGCAGCGAGGAACCGGTGCACAGCGCCGTGGCCCAGCTCTTTTCCCACACCGTCAACGGTTCCGGCAAGCTGCTGTATGACGAATTGCTGGTGGTCAACAGCCAGAACCAATACGTCGGCCGCCTGACCATCCGCTCCATCCTCACCTGTTATTTCCCGACCCTGTTCGACGGCGGCCAGAAGCCGATCTTCGCCGGCAAGCAGGAGAAGTTCACCGACCTGGCCATCCTGCTCGAGGACAGCTTCCAGACCGAGTGCAAGCGCCAGGGAGCGTTGCCGGTCAGCCAGTACATGACCCCGCCGCTCAAGTCGATCAAGGCCGACACGCATCCGCTCCATGCCGCCGAGATCATGATGACCGAAAACCAGAACTGCCTGCCGGTGGTGGAAGGCAATGCGGTGATCGGCGTCATCCGGCTGATCGATCTGTTCAAAAACCTGGCCTCCAGCTGTTCGCTGTGA